A window of Dorea formicigenerans contains these coding sequences:
- a CDS encoding alpha/beta fold hydrolase, which produces MGKKTYHTRCGTIHYWASVSNPDTITLVLLPGLTADHRLFDKQIQYFENRYNVIVWDAPAHASSWPFRFDFDLFDKAKWLDDILNQEGLTKPVIVGQSMGGYVGQAYAQLYPDKMTGFVSIDSAPLQRSYVTAVEIWLLKRMEPVYAHYPWKWLLKSGSEGVAKTDYGRSLMREMMLTYDGNQKRYAQIAGHGYRILAAAMEKNLPYEIKCPALLMCGTQDYAGSCIRYNKAWHRNTKIPLTWIEGAGHNSNTDKPEQVNRLIEEFVADIL; this is translated from the coding sequence ATGGGGAAAAAAACTTATCATACTCGATGCGGAACGATTCACTATTGGGCAAGCGTGTCAAACCCGGATACAATTACGCTTGTTCTTCTACCGGGATTGACGGCAGACCATAGATTGTTTGATAAGCAGATTCAGTATTTTGAGAACAGGTATAATGTTATCGTCTGGGATGCACCGGCACACGCTTCCTCATGGCCGTTTCGGTTTGATTTTGATTTGTTCGACAAGGCAAAATGGCTGGATGATATCTTAAACCAAGAAGGACTTACAAAGCCTGTTATTGTCGGGCAGTCTATGGGTGGATATGTGGGACAGGCTTATGCGCAGCTTTACCCAGACAAAATGACAGGCTTTGTCTCCATTGACTCTGCACCGCTGCAACGAAGCTATGTGACGGCAGTTGAGATCTGGCTTTTGAAACGGATGGAACCGGTATATGCTCATTATCCGTGGAAATGGCTCCTGAAATCAGGGTCGGAAGGCGTTGCCAAGACTGACTATGGTAGAAGCCTCATGCGTGAAATGATGCTGACTTATGACGGAAACCAGAAACGCTATGCACAAATTGCTGGACATGGCTATCGTATTTTGGCAGCGGCCATGGAAAAGAATCTGCCGTATGAAATCAAGTGTCCCGCATTATTGATGTGCGGCACACAAGATTACGCTGGTTCGTGTATACGGTACAACAAAGCATGGCATCGCAATACGAAAATTCCTTTGACGTGGATCGAAGGAGCAGGACACAATTCCAATACAGACAAACCCGAACAGGTGAATCGTTTGATAGAGGAATTTGTTGCTGATATTTTATAA
- a CDS encoding GH32 C-terminal domain-containing protein, translating into MQTEFSTPDLKDGFQIDVYVDPNLIEVFVNDGEYIISNCVYNLGTDIHQQGNVKYEMYTLEGTDVSEV; encoded by the coding sequence ATGCAAACAGAATTTTCCACTCCTGATTTAAAAGATGGATTCCAGATAGATGTATATGTGGATCCGAATCTAATTGAAGTTTTTGTAAATGATGGAGAATATATAATATCCAATTGTGTTTACAACCTAGGCACTGATATTCATCAACAGGGGAATGTGAAATATGAAATGTACACGTTGGAAGGAACAGATGTATCGGAGGTGTAA
- a CDS encoding PfkB family carbohydrate kinase — protein sequence MYDVIALGELLVDFTNNGTSDQGNMLFEANPGGAPCNVLAMLAKLGKKTAFIGKVGNDMFGAMLKETIERVGISSKELKVDKNVNTTLAFVHTFPDGDRAFSFYRNPGADMMLTEDEVDDTFVQSTKIFHFGTLSMTHENVRNATKKAVKAAKKNGSLISFDPNLREPLWESLEEAKKQMEYGFEQCDILKISDNEIQFITGIEDYDQGVLYLQNKYEIPLILLTMGKKGSRAYYKDFRIEEKGFQVSTIETTGAGDTFCGCSLAYILEHDINNLTEDHLREMLIFANAGAALVTTKKGAICSMPERREIVDLIDVSRNAIHQF from the coding sequence ATGTATGATGTAATTGCTTTAGGAGAATTATTGGTCGATTTTACGAATAATGGAACAAGTGATCAGGGAAATATGCTTTTTGAAGCCAATCCCGGAGGCGCGCCATGCAATGTGCTTGCTATGTTGGCAAAGCTGGGAAAAAAAACAGCCTTTATAGGAAAGGTTGGAAACGATATGTTTGGTGCGATGCTAAAGGAAACGATCGAACGAGTGGGAATTTCATCAAAGGAACTAAAAGTAGATAAAAATGTGAACACAACGCTTGCATTTGTACATACATTTCCAGACGGAGACAGAGCATTTTCCTTTTATCGGAATCCAGGTGCAGATATGATGCTTACAGAAGACGAGGTAGATGACACGTTTGTTCAGTCTACAAAGATTTTTCATTTTGGTACTTTGTCCATGACACATGAAAATGTTCGGAATGCAACAAAAAAAGCTGTTAAAGCTGCAAAGAAGAATGGATCTCTGATTTCTTTTGATCCGAACTTGAGGGAGCCTCTTTGGGAATCCTTGGAAGAGGCAAAAAAGCAGATGGAATATGGATTTGAGCAATGTGACATTCTAAAGATATCCGATAATGAGATCCAGTTTATTACAGGAATAGAGGATTATGACCAAGGAGTCTTATATTTACAGAATAAATATGAGATACCATTGATTCTTCTTACTATGGGGAAAAAGGGGAGTAGAGCTTACTATAAAGACTTTAGGATAGAAGAAAAAGGATTTCAGGTATCAACGATAGAAACAACAGGAGCGGGAGATACTTTTTGCGGGTGTTCCTTGGCATATATTTTGGAACACGATATTAACAACTTGACAGAGGATCATTTGAGAGAAATGCTTATCTTTGCGAATGCAGGTGCGGCTCTAGTTACAACAAAAAAAGGTGCAATTTGTTCTATGCCTGAACGGAGAGAAATTGTAGATCTAATTGATGTTAGTAGAAATGCAATTCATCAGTTTTGA
- a CDS encoding TlpA disulfide reductase family protein codes for MKTKRTFLSILTLCIALLFTACSGKGTAGTEKSQNTKTESGSESADDSNSKLNDLYQQENQIFADHEDVWNKAFGMMSKSAADPNGNYADYLADTVESNKESFTDDELKTLTADIEAIRKIEEQIAEIEKKNTGSDNTDQKNSSNDASPFKNFSGQDYDGNSVDESLFSKNAVTVINFWFTGCKPCVAELSKLNELNDAIKSMGGEVVGINTETFDGNKTAIKEAKTILENQGAKYRNLSIDSSSDAGKYASDIMAFPTTILVDRNGNIVGDPMLGGIDNQDNYDTLMKQIQSVIDADSTNK; via the coding sequence ATGAAAACAAAAAGAACATTTCTCTCTATTTTAACACTTTGCATAGCATTATTATTTACAGCATGTAGCGGGAAAGGAACTGCAGGCACAGAAAAATCTCAGAATACCAAGACTGAATCCGGCTCAGAATCTGCAGACGATTCCAACTCTAAACTGAATGATTTATATCAGCAGGAAAATCAGATCTTCGCAGATCATGAAGATGTATGGAACAAGGCATTTGGCATGATGAGTAAAAGTGCTGCGGACCCAAATGGAAATTATGCGGATTATCTGGCTGACACTGTTGAATCAAACAAGGAGTCTTTTACAGATGACGAGCTGAAAACACTTACCGCTGATATTGAAGCTATCCGAAAAATCGAGGAACAAATCGCTGAGATTGAAAAGAAAAATACAGGATCTGATAACACCGATCAGAAAAACAGTTCCAACGACGCATCTCCTTTCAAGAATTTCTCTGGTCAGGATTATGATGGAAATTCTGTTGATGAAAGCCTGTTTTCCAAAAATGCAGTAACTGTCATCAATTTCTGGTTCACCGGCTGCAAACCTTGTGTTGCCGAATTATCTAAACTTAACGAATTAAACGATGCAATCAAATCAATGGGTGGAGAAGTTGTAGGTATCAACACAGAAACCTTCGACGGAAACAAAACTGCTATAAAAGAAGCAAAGACTATTCTCGAAAACCAGGGTGCTAAATATCGCAATCTTTCCATTGACTCTTCTTCAGATGCAGGGAAATATGCGTCCGATATCATGGCATTTCCTACAACAATACTGGTCGATAGAAATGGTAATATTGTAGGTGATCCGATGCTCGGCGGAATTGATAATCAAGATAACTATGATACTTTGATGAAACAGATTCAGTCTGTAATTGATGCAGACAGCACAAACAAATAA
- a CDS encoding 4Fe-4S binding protein, with the protein MDKKTKLLSKRVAKIRGWIQAVATLLTNIHIPNLFKGKIYQGNIKTVCVPGLNCYSCPAATGACPIGAFQAVIGSSRFKFSYYITGFFILLGVTLGRFICGFLCPFGWFQDLLHKIPGKKFSTARLKPLRYLKYMILIVFVILLPMFVTNSVGMGDPFFCKYICPQGVLEGAIPLSLGNTAIRSALGTLFSFKCLILITVVVLSILFYRPFCKWICPLGAIYSLFNKISFLNIKVESSKCVGCNKCSKACKMDIDVCKTPNHPECIRCGACIKACPKDAIQYQFLGKTCPKKEQQQSTITNR; encoded by the coding sequence TTGGATAAGAAAACGAAATTATTATCAAAAAGAGTTGCCAAAATACGAGGATGGATACAGGCAGTTGCCACATTACTTACCAATATTCATATTCCCAATTTATTTAAGGGTAAAATATATCAAGGCAATATCAAAACTGTATGTGTGCCGGGATTAAACTGCTATTCCTGTCCTGCTGCGACAGGAGCCTGCCCCATTGGTGCCTTTCAGGCGGTTATCGGATCCTCCAGATTTAAATTTTCATACTACATAACCGGTTTTTTCATTCTGCTCGGTGTGACACTCGGAAGATTTATCTGTGGTTTTTTATGCCCGTTTGGCTGGTTTCAGGATTTACTTCATAAAATCCCTGGAAAAAAATTTTCCACAGCCCGGCTGAAACCGCTAAGATACCTGAAATATATGATCCTCATTGTTTTCGTTATCCTTCTGCCAATGTTTGTAACGAACTCTGTAGGGATGGGAGATCCATTCTTCTGTAAATACATTTGTCCACAAGGTGTTTTGGAAGGAGCCATACCACTGTCACTTGGAAATACTGCTATAAGGTCTGCACTTGGAACACTTTTTTCTTTTAAATGCCTTATTTTAATTACAGTTGTTGTGTTGAGTATTTTGTTTTACAGGCCGTTCTGTAAATGGATCTGTCCTCTTGGAGCAATCTATTCATTATTTAATAAGATCAGCTTTCTTAATATTAAAGTTGAAAGCAGCAAATGTGTCGGATGCAACAAATGTTCAAAGGCATGTAAAATGGATATTGATGTGTGCAAGACTCCAAATCATCCAGAATGTATACGATGCGGGGCTTGTATCAAGGCTTGTCCAAAAGATGCGATCCAATATCAGTTTCTGGGAAAAACATGCCCCAAAAAAGAACAGCAGCAATCAACCATAACCAACCGGTAA
- a CDS encoding CD1871A family CXXC motif-containing protein, whose amino-acid sequence MKCRKISQFVILITGISMICYGAFRGEGDVVLGKAIKLCLECVGIG is encoded by the coding sequence TTGAAGTGCAGAAAAATATCTCAATTTGTAATACTCATCACGGGTATCTCTATGATTTGCTATGGTGCGTTCAGAGGTGAAGGAGACGTCGTGCTCGGCAAAGCAATAAAATTATGTCTGGAGTGTGTCGGAATTGGATAA
- a CDS encoding response regulator transcription factor has translation MILRLLIVEDEKQICDAIAKSLYDAGYEVDTCYDGEEALECILTENYDLVVLDLNLPGMDGMEILKELRQSNEETKVLILSARGQIADKVEGLDAGANDYMEKPFHLQELEARIRSLTRRKFVQKDVCLESGDIKFDTIKREAYAKEIKISLTRKEKGILEYLLLNLGRPVSQEELMEHVWDASVDSFSGAIRVHMSSLRRKLKAVLGHDVIMNKVGEGYKIREESDR, from the coding sequence ATGATTTTGAGATTATTAATAGTTGAAGATGAAAAACAAATATGTGATGCAATTGCGAAAAGTCTGTATGATGCCGGGTATGAGGTGGATACTTGTTATGATGGGGAAGAAGCGCTGGAATGCATTCTGACAGAGAATTATGATTTGGTTGTTCTGGATCTGAATCTGCCAGGCATGGATGGGATGGAAATCCTAAAGGAACTCAGACAGAGCAATGAGGAGACAAAGGTTCTTATATTATCGGCAAGAGGGCAGATTGCAGATAAGGTCGAAGGGCTGGATGCGGGTGCGAATGATTATATGGAAAAGCCGTTCCATCTACAGGAGCTTGAGGCTCGTATCAGAAGTCTGACAAGAAGAAAATTTGTACAAAAGGATGTATGCCTGGAAAGCGGCGATATTAAGTTTGACACGATAAAGCGTGAAGCATATGCAAAGGAAATAAAGATTTCCCTGACAAGAAAAGAAAAAGGTATTTTGGAATATCTGCTTCTTAATCTGGGCAGGCCGGTAAGCCAGGAGGAATTGATGGAGCATGTCTGGGATGCCTCCGTGGATAGCTTTAGTGGAGCTATCCGAGTACATATGTCTTCACTAAGAAGAAAGCTTAAAGCAGTGCTTGGACATGATGTAATCATGAACAAAGTGGGAGAAGGGTATAAAATACGAGAGGAGTCCGATCGATGA
- a CDS encoding sensor histidine kinase: MKKMSLQWRLTCITTLCIAIICGCLTMFVYKNGVYYIDSLQKAVNAQGDDSVDNSGNDSEEIYISIPEDKWDEFANDFSVQVYNNKEDYRKNSLIISALLAILGGVATYFISGHALKPLREFSDKIEEVQVQNLADSRIEESKIKELNQLSVSYNKMLERLQDAFEVQRQFTANAAHELRTPLSLMQVQLDLYHSTQHPGSDADTLQMIKMVTEQNDRLSKMVKTLLDMSELQTVGRDEQIIMDDLVDEVLEDLEPLAQEKNIKLIGKCKDITMVGSDILIYRLVYNLVENAIKYNHSGGQVTVTAYKEQKHIYLSVADTGSGIPKELRERVFEPFFRVDKSRSRKLGGVGLGLALVREIVRVHDGSITVKSNPSGGTILEVIFNQ; this comes from the coding sequence ATGAAAAAGATGTCACTGCAGTGGAGACTTACATGTATCACTACATTGTGTATTGCAATCATATGTGGGTGTCTGACGATGTTTGTCTATAAAAATGGTGTGTATTATATAGATTCTTTGCAGAAGGCTGTTAATGCGCAGGGCGATGATAGTGTAGACAATAGTGGAAATGATTCAGAAGAAATATATATTAGCATACCAGAGGATAAGTGGGATGAGTTCGCAAATGATTTTTCTGTTCAAGTGTACAATAATAAAGAAGACTACAGAAAAAACAGTTTGATAATTTCAGCTTTATTGGCGATTCTTGGCGGGGTAGCTACATATTTTATAAGTGGACACGCACTCAAACCACTCCGTGAGTTTTCTGATAAAATAGAAGAGGTGCAGGTACAAAATCTGGCAGACTCGCGAATCGAAGAAAGCAAGATTAAAGAACTGAATCAGCTTAGTGTTTCATATAACAAGATGCTTGAACGCCTTCAGGATGCATTTGAGGTACAGAGACAATTTACTGCAAATGCAGCACATGAGCTTCGCACCCCATTATCTTTAATGCAGGTACAGCTTGATCTATATCATTCCACCCAGCATCCAGGCAGTGATGCAGACACCTTACAGATGATAAAGATGGTGACGGAACAAAATGACAGGCTAAGCAAGATGGTAAAAACACTTCTCGATATGAGTGAGCTTCAGACGGTAGGCCGGGATGAACAAATTATCATGGATGACCTTGTTGATGAGGTGTTGGAGGATTTGGAACCTCTTGCACAGGAAAAGAATATAAAACTTATTGGGAAATGTAAGGATATAACGATGGTTGGAAGTGATATTCTTATTTACAGGCTGGTATATAATCTTGTTGAAAATGCTATAAAATATAATCATTCAGGTGGACAGGTTACAGTAACTGCATATAAGGAGCAAAAACACATTTACCTGTCAGTAGCGGATACAGGAAGTGGAATCCCGAAAGAGCTCAGGGAGCGTGTATTTGAACCATTCTTTCGCGTGGATAAGTCCAGAAGCCGAAAGCTTGGCGGTGTAGGACTGGGACTTGCACTGGTCCGTGAGATCGTGAGAGTGCATGATGGCAGTATTACAGTTAAGTCCAATCCGTCGGGAGGTACAATCCTTGAGGTGATTTTCAATCAGTAA
- a CDS encoding ABC-F family ATP-binding cassette domain-containing protein → MSILNVEHLTHGFGDRAIFSDVSFRLLKGEHIGLVGANGEGKSTFMNIVTGKLMPDEGKVEWSKNVHAGYLDQHAVLEKGMTIGGVLKSAFDPLLQKEQRMNEICDQLGDANPEQMEQLMEELGTIQDELTLHDFYTIDAKVEEVARALGLLDLGLERDVTDLSGGQRTKVLLAKLLLEKPDILLLDEPTNYLDEEHIAWLKRYLLDYENAFILISHDIPFLNEVVNIIYHMENQELNRYVGDYEHFQEVYAVKKAQLEAAYRRQQQEISELKDFVARNKARVSTRNMAMSRQKKLDKMDVIELAAEKPKPEFHFRYGKTPGKFLFETHDLVTGYDEPLSKPLNLSMERGQKIALVGTNGIGKTTLLKSILGLIPSLSGTCELGENLEIGYFEQEVKGENRTTCIEEIWQEFPSFSQYEVRSALAKCGLTTKHIESQVRVLSGGEQAKVRLCKLINRDTNILLLDEPTNHLDVDAKDSLKKALQEYRGSILLICHEPEFYQDVVNEVWDMSKWTTKVF, encoded by the coding sequence ATGAGTATTTTAAATGTTGAACATCTTACCCATGGCTTTGGTGACAGGGCAATTTTCTCAGATGTTTCATTCCGTCTTTTAAAAGGAGAACATATCGGACTTGTAGGAGCTAACGGTGAAGGAAAGTCCACGTTTATGAATATTGTGACTGGAAAGCTGATGCCGGATGAAGGAAAAGTAGAATGGTCAAAGAATGTCCATGCAGGATATCTGGATCAGCACGCAGTACTGGAAAAGGGAATGACGATCGGCGGCGTATTAAAGTCAGCATTTGATCCACTTCTTCAAAAAGAGCAGCGCATGAATGAAATCTGTGACCAGCTTGGAGATGCAAATCCAGAGCAGATGGAGCAGTTGATGGAAGAACTGGGAACGATTCAAGATGAACTGACTTTACATGATTTCTACACCATCGATGCAAAAGTAGAAGAAGTAGCAAGAGCACTTGGACTTCTGGATCTCGGACTGGAACGCGATGTCACAGATTTAAGCGGAGGTCAGAGAACGAAAGTGTTGCTGGCAAAATTATTACTTGAAAAGCCGGATATTCTGCTTCTTGATGAGCCGACCAATTATCTGGACGAAGAGCACATTGCATGGCTGAAGCGCTATCTTTTGGATTATGAAAATGCATTTATCCTGATTTCACATGACATTCCATTCTTAAATGAAGTGGTTAACATCATTTACCATATGGAAAATCAGGAATTGAACCGTTATGTAGGAGATTATGAACATTTCCAGGAAGTCTACGCAGTAAAGAAAGCACAGCTTGAAGCTGCATATCGCCGTCAACAGCAGGAAATCAGTGAACTTAAAGACTTTGTTGCGCGCAACAAAGCACGCGTATCGACACGAAATATGGCCATGTCCCGCCAGAAGAAGCTGGACAAAATGGATGTCATCGAACTGGCAGCAGAAAAACCAAAGCCGGAATTTCATTTCCGCTATGGAAAGACACCAGGAAAATTTCTTTTTGAAACACATGATCTTGTGACAGGATATGATGAGCCATTGTCAAAACCATTAAACCTGAGCATGGAGCGTGGACAGAAGATTGCTCTTGTAGGAACCAATGGTATCGGAAAGACAACACTTTTAAAAAGTATTCTGGGACTCATTCCATCTCTGTCCGGAACATGCGAACTGGGAGAAAATCTGGAAATCGGATACTTTGAACAAGAAGTAAAAGGAGAGAACCGCACGACCTGTATCGAAGAAATCTGGCAGGAATTCCCTTCATTTAGCCAGTATGAAGTGCGTTCCGCTCTGGCAAAATGCGGACTTACAACAAAACATATCGAAAGTCAGGTGCGAGTATTAAGTGGAGGAGAACAGGCGAAAGTACGCCTCTGTAAACTCATTAACAGAGATACAAATATCCTGCTTCTGGACGAGCCGACCAACCATCTGGATGTAGATGCCAAAGACTCCCTGAAAAAAGCATTACAGGAATATCGCGGCAGTATACTCTTAATCTGTCATGAGCCGGAATTCTATCAAGACGTGGTGAATGAAGTGTGGGATATGAGTAAGTGGACAACGAAAGTGTTCTAA
- a CDS encoding ECF transporter S component, with amino-acid sequence MNSNLKKIVMTALFAALACVATMSIRIPTPGTGGYIHPGDAIVILSGVVLGPSYGLLAAGIGSAMSDLLGGYFVYVPITFVIKGLIALFSGLVYQKIAKDSKSRYVAVLLGGVIDIVLVAGGYFICEFFLYGSSAAASIPANIIQGVGGLIISFVLYPVLMAIPDVKQLTYKTK; translated from the coding sequence ATGAATTCAAATTTGAAAAAAATTGTGATGACAGCACTTTTTGCTGCACTTGCATGTGTTGCCACCATGTCTATCCGTATTCCTACACCTGGCACAGGCGGATATATACATCCAGGTGACGCAATCGTAATTCTGTCAGGAGTTGTTCTTGGACCAAGTTATGGACTGTTGGCAGCCGGTATCGGTTCCGCAATGTCAGACCTCCTCGGTGGATATTTTGTATACGTTCCGATTACATTTGTAATCAAAGGACTGATTGCTCTGTTTTCAGGACTTGTTTACCAGAAAATTGCAAAAGATTCCAAATCACGTTATGTAGCAGTGCTTCTCGGTGGCGTGATCGATATCGTACTGGTAGCCGGTGGATATTTTATCTGTGAATTTTTCCTTTATGGATCATCTGCAGCAGCAAGTATTCCAGCCAATATTATTCAGGGAGTCGGCGGACTGATTATCTCCTTCGTACTGTACCCGGTATTAATGGCAATTCCAGATGTAAAACAGCTCACATATAAGACAAAATAA
- a CDS encoding aldehyde dehydrogenase produces MTQAEIKQLIQKQRTFFHSDATLDVEYRIHALQKLKACILKYENEINIAIRADLGKCAFESYMCETGLVLSELTYMLKHTRKFSKERTVRTPLAQFHSRSYQKTSPYGVTLIMSPWNYPFMLTIEPLIDALAAGNTAILKPSAYSAHTTALISRMIQECFDEKYVAVVTGGREENNFLLNEHFDYIFFTGSQEVGKEVMRHASNHLTPITLELGGKSPCIVHKSADIRLAAKRIVFGKFLNCGQTCVAPDYIYCDRTVKDKLIKELKKQIQKQYSKQPLAHKEYGKIINLKHFDRLLGLIDYDKVVYGGTFDHHTLQIEPTIMDNVTFSDAVMQEEIFGPVLPILTYDSINEAVNNIRAMSHPLALYIFAGDTHVAENVIARIGFGGGCINDTLIHLATSEMPFGGFGESGMGSYHGKTGFDTFTHYKSIVDKKTWLDLPMRYQPYKKINNKLLHMFLK; encoded by the coding sequence ATGACACAGGCTGAAATCAAACAACTGATTCAGAAACAGCGAACTTTTTTTCATTCCGATGCTACGCTTGATGTAGAATATCGTATACATGCACTTCAAAAATTAAAAGCATGCATCTTAAAATATGAAAATGAAATTAATATCGCAATCCGTGCAGATTTGGGAAAATGCGCTTTTGAAAGCTACATGTGTGAGACTGGTCTCGTCTTAAGCGAACTGACTTACATGCTGAAACATACACGCAAATTTTCGAAAGAGCGCACAGTCAGGACTCCACTGGCACAGTTTCACTCCAGGAGCTATCAAAAAACGTCCCCGTATGGTGTCACACTGATTATGAGTCCATGGAATTATCCGTTCATGCTCACCATAGAGCCGTTGATCGATGCGCTGGCAGCAGGAAATACCGCAATCCTGAAGCCAAGTGCCTATTCTGCACATACTACTGCTCTGATCAGCCGTATGATCCAGGAATGCTTCGATGAAAAATATGTGGCCGTTGTCACCGGTGGGCGCGAGGAAAATAATTTCTTGCTAAATGAACATTTTGACTACATCTTCTTTACCGGAAGCCAGGAAGTAGGGAAGGAAGTGATGCGGCATGCTTCCAACCATCTGACTCCAATCACCCTTGAGCTCGGTGGTAAAAGCCCTTGCATCGTTCATAAAAGTGCCGATATCAGACTTGCTGCTAAACGTATTGTTTTTGGTAAATTTTTAAATTGCGGGCAGACATGTGTTGCTCCTGATTACATTTACTGCGACCGCACAGTCAAAGATAAACTTATAAAAGAATTGAAAAAACAGATTCAAAAACAATATAGTAAACAGCCTCTGGCACATAAAGAATATGGCAAAATTATCAATTTAAAACATTTTGACCGGCTGCTTGGACTGATTGATTACGACAAAGTGGTCTATGGCGGCACTTTCGACCATCACACTTTACAGATCGAGCCAACAATCATGGACAACGTCACCTTTTCGGACGCTGTCATGCAGGAAGAAATCTTCGGACCGGTTCTTCCAATCCTGACTTACGATTCTATCAACGAAGCCGTGAATAATATCCGTGCCATGTCCCATCCGCTTGCACTTTATATTTTCGCCGGAGATACACATGTAGCAGAAAATGTAATTGCAAGAATCGGGTTCGGCGGAGGCTGCATCAACGATACACTGATTCACCTTGCCACAAGCGAAATGCCTTTCGGCGGATTTGGCGAAAGCGGCATGGGCAGTTACCACGGAAAGACCGGATTTGATACATTTACACATTACAAGAGTATTGTGGATAAGAAGACCTGGCTGGATCTGCCAATGCGATATCAGCCTTACAAGAAGATAAATAATAAGTTGTTACATATGTTTCTAAAATAA
- a CDS encoding VanZ family protein translates to MDYVRILYTYIVEDFMYSGYLLLTLLLPCLIYQGLMEIKAKQNSRRVPAKYYFGVYVMLVYLWVVFKVTGIGLLADIVRLKDAISGGYNRNPLAGLGMGFVLNIIMFLPLGLLIPCIWKKCRSITNVTVTGFLLSLTIEISQIFNARATDIDDLLANTIGACAGYLIWRGIYVLVCGKQKEKGDGHVENPIEADGRKWEPMIYLALAFSGAFFLYNPYVQ, encoded by the coding sequence ATGGATTATGTGAGGATTTTATATACTTATATAGTTGAGGATTTTATGTACAGTGGTTATCTGCTTCTTACGTTGCTGCTACCGTGTCTGATATATCAGGGACTAATGGAAATCAAAGCAAAGCAAAATTCCAGGCGTGTGCCTGCAAAATATTATTTTGGAGTTTATGTAATGCTCGTTTATCTGTGGGTGGTATTTAAAGTGACAGGGATAGGCCTGTTGGCAGACATTGTAAGACTTAAAGATGCCATCAGTGGTGGATATAACCGGAATCCACTGGCAGGATTGGGCATGGGGTTTGTGTTAAATATAATCATGTTTCTGCCGCTTGGGCTGTTGATACCATGTATATGGAAGAAATGCAGAAGCATAACAAATGTCACGGTTACAGGATTTTTATTGTCGTTAACAATTGAAATTTCTCAGATATTTAACGCGCGTGCAACAGATATTGATGATCTGCTTGCAAATACGATCGGCGCGTGTGCAGGATATCTGATCTGGAGAGGTATTTATGTGTTAGTTTGTGGAAAACAGAAAGAAAAAGGTGATGGACATGTGGAAAATCCAATAGAGGCTGATGGAAGAAAATGGGAACCAATGATATATCTGGCGCTGGCTTTTTCCGGAGCGTTCTTTCTGTATAATCCATATGTGCAATAA